The DNA window CCCAGAATCAAGTCTGAAGGCAATGCATTCATATTGTGATTTTTACTAATATGTTTAAGATGTTCCACCACAGGAACTTTAGTTTGGTATTTTTCCTGACTTATCAAAGCCCAGGTTTCCTCTATAGTTTTCTTTGGACACGATCGTCCAATTTCCAGGTGATTAGAAGCCGTCAAGCAGAGGAAATAAGCGCCATGACCTTGCTCTAGCTTAAAACGCTCGCGATGACTTCTGCTTTCGATCACTGCTTTAATACCCTGATCCCTTGCCACTAAAGTAGGATATCCTTCACTGCGCAACAGAACATGCCAAGAAGAATCCATCCATGCAAAATAAAATTTCCCAGTAATCTCATGGTAGAAGCAGATAAAATCCGGATGATTGCCGGACAGTTGATCCGCGTGTTTTTCATATTCACTACAGACCAAATAATCATCCTCTTTGTTCACTTGCCTGATCTTGCTTTCATCTCTTATCATTACAAAGTTTAAGTAACAGAAACACTAAACTAAACACAAATCTCAACGAACCACATCATTTTATAAGTCCTACCTTTCTTAATCCAGTATCTATCACCAACTATTTTTTACGATTCATACATGACCTCCAAGCCAAAAATTGTCGATTACCTTCGCAAGGTAAATGAGGAAACTATTCACAATTATCATCAATAAAACTGGCCGCATCAGTATATTCACAATGATAGTAGGAGATATCAAGAGCTAAATTCACAATTAACTTTCCAATAAAGACAGCATTCGGACCTCCATCAGGCAATAACTTGCCATCAATTGCTCCTTCAAATTTAACACTTTGCAATACAGCTTTGGGGTCAAAAAGACGTGTAAGCAATCCGTTTAAGTTTGCAATTTCCTGTGCCTTTAAATTAATGTGTATTGGACTTGCGGAACCTAAAAATTTGGTCACCTCATAAGAGCTAAGTTTTAAAAAGTTGTGATATTCCTGACCTTCCGGAGCTATCACATTCATTGAATATTCAACAAATGGCGCATTCTTAGGATTTGCATCAGGTTCTATTTTTAATTTAATTGATTTTAATGTTACCTTAATTTTTTTTGCGTCAGAGGGGATGTTCAAGGCTTTCTGAACATCATTTTTCGTAACAACACTTTCCCATTTCTTGTTGTCATATGTATTTAGATTTAAACTTAATGGAATAATTCTCGTCTCTGATTCATAAACTTTTATTACCCCTTTACATCCATAGAAAAAATTTACTACGATAAATGCCAAAATCAAAATGTTAAAGCGATATATTGTTTTCATTTTTCAATTTTTAACTGTCAAAGACTAAAATTTTAAAATTATTCCTGTTTCTGCCATTGGAAATTTTGCATAACTGATTCCTAAATTGAATCGAAGCATCTTCCCAATTTTTACACCACCGCCTAAACCCGCCATTATTGGGAAATCATTATTAATATTGAATTCAACTTTCTCCCCACCTTCATCCGGATCGGTTGTATAATTGACATCCATATTTCCAAACTGATAACCAATCCTGCCAAAATAATAAAAATATTTAAAATCCTGACCGCCATCCAAGGTAATCAAATTGTTGGTAACGTAAATCCTACTGCCAAGTTTTATACTTTGGAAAGAAAATCCAGCATTTACATAATATTTATTGATCTTAAAATAGTGCCCCACGTCATGTCTTAAGGCCACTCCCAGGAGTTGAAGCTTGCCAAACTCTCCCCCAAAATTATATGCCAAGAACCTAAGATTTAGGTCGGAATGGAATATACCTCCTATTGCAATTTGAGGTAAAGCAAACGGAACATACTTTACATTGATTCCTGCCGGAAATGTATAGGACAATCCATTTGTATCTGTAACTACTGTAATTTCCGAATTTCCTACAATCGTTGAAGCTTTAACAGTTTGCTCAGGTGAGAATGGATCGTGCGTAGTGGCAGAGAAAGTTTTTAGGTTGTCGGTAACGAGTCCCGCTGACCCAACCAAGCTAAATTTAATATAAAAACGGTTGTCAATTTTAGGATCTGTCACCAGTCCCGTATTGAAAATCCCAGTCAAAATATCAGAAACCGGTTGAATATAACCCTCTTTATTCTTGCCTAGATAATTGTCCAGATAGTCGTCAATGTTTTGCGCAGACACATAGCTATGAGAAATAAACAACAACAGCAAAATTGATAATGTATATTTCATAATATTTTTATTGCTAATTTAAGCCAGTAAAGGTCATAAAATAATGATAATGATCAGTTCACAATATGATTTTTAGATTTTTTTGTATAAATTTTACTTTAATATATGTTGACAACCATTAGTTGTCATTATTTAACTCAAGTTTCATATTTCTCTAAAAAGCTAAAATAACCATCGTCATGAGATACTTTTCTTAAAATTACATGCGATTTATTTAATATTCAAAAATATCAAGTCATACACTTCTTACTGCCTACTGTAAATTGTTTTTGCTGCATCAAAATGTGCTGAAAAAAAATTACCAATTCTTGTTATAAACGAATCTAATATACATCTTTAAAAGCTTTCGAATACTTGATTATTGATTTTATATTACATGAGTAACTTTTATAAAATCAGGTCAATAAATGTAACGCCTGTTTCATTCTATAATCTAATATGTACTATTTCAGACTACACAAAGAAAAATATCTACTTAAGGTTTTGGGATGGTGAAAAATACAAAAGAGGTTTCATCACATCCATATTTTGCCTGTTGTCCAGCTACAAAATAATCTACACGCGTTAATGTGCTACATGCTGCTGCTCCGTAAGCACTAAAAACCAAATTACTTCCATCTGAAGAAGTTAGCGGCAGATTTTTTCCATCCAATGATATGACTACCCCTTTTGTTGAACCCTCAAGCGTCCATAATTCAATATTAAAAGAATTAATTAAAGTCCTATTTGAATTACAATTAGCGGTATATTTGGCAAAAACGGTACCATGGCGTCCATCTATATCAAAGTCTTTTTGATAATCCACTTTATAAGTTGTGCCTAACCATTTTCCAGCAAACTGACCTTGCATGGTTTTATATCCAAAACCAGCGCCAAGTGTATTATCATCTAATAGCTGTTTCAACCAGTACCCAAAACCAGCTTTAGGTTCTTTTTTAATTACGATCATTTTGAAATCCAAATAAGCCAAATTGATTCCAACTGAAGAAGTTCCATCTATTTCAAGTGGTAGTAAATTATCCCCAGGCACTAATGGAATAGTAAGATAACCTCCATTTGAATTCACAGGAGCATCCCCATTGGTCTTAAGCAATTTCATAGCAGTAAGGTCTCCGGGATAAACTGCACCACATTGAAAACACCTTGCCGCAATAATAATTGTATCGGATTCTGTACTCAGTGTATCAGGTAGATCTACCCACTCTTTCCCATCGTAATAAATTAATTGCGAAGGTGGAAAAAAATAAGGAGGTTGAGACCCTATCGTCCCTGATAACATTTCAGCATAATGTGCTGCAACTCCTTCAGAGGTAATAAGGGCGGATTTTGCAAAATATTTTATATTTTCAAAAAATGTTGTAGGAGTATTTGCATTTTGTTTGGATTCATAAGGCAAAAATTTGCCATTAGACAATGTAATCGAGTGTGCGTATTGACTCGGGAAATTTGGATCCGCAACGGATAACACATTAAGATTTGTTCGATACACAATCATAGCATGTGCCAATCCTGTATTACTTAGAATATAAACATATTGAGGCTTTTTTGTCAACCTTATAGAATAGGCAAATCCCAAATAATGCAAACTGTCATAAGAAATAAGATTTTTGGGACCCTGATTGTTAAATTTAACATCAAAAACATTGACCGGACCTAATCCTTGATTCCATAAATTAGATCCATCAACATGTACTGCTGAAACAAATCTATAACCTTTCACATTGTCTTGCCAGATTGGACTTGTCACGGTACTGAATCGGCCGAACAAGGGCGCTTCATTCAGATTCAATTTGTTAATACTGTAATACCACATTGCAGCCAGGGACTGACCTGAGCAGTGACCTTTTGGAGCAATGTATGATCCTTCATTTGGAAACTCCCAATCGTCTATGCCCGGTCGAAAACCAGATTCCTGCAATTCAAATAATTTGTCTTTTTGCATAGAACTAATCAAAATATCTGTCCAAATTTTAGTCCGGGTAGCTAAACTTCCAGCACCCTCATTTAAATGTTTACCAGAAAAATGACGTGTAGCCAATACCACAAAGCCATCTGTGATCGCAAGAACAGGAATTCCCTCCAATTCACCTGTTTCCTCGTCATAAAAGAAGCCCATCGCAAAATGATCCTTGGGTACTGCGCATGGGATCGTGATGGTGATTATTGAATCTGCATAACCACCTCCATTGTTAATCCTAATCATTGGCGTAATTGGGTTAAAGTCAAGACCAAAGGTGTGACTTTTAATTTCCGCTGTAGAGATTACGAAATCCTTAGCTGACTTATAAGATCCTTGAGGTATCTCTATTGCCAGACCATTCACGTCTCCCCCTTGAACCGTCAACACTTTGCCCTGAATTCCAACATTCTCGATTAAAACTTCAGTAAAAGAGCCGGTTTCAATTTTACCGCTTCCTGGCTTAGGTGTGTTTTCGTCTTTACTACAACTTGCCAGTAATAATATGACCAAGATCCATAGGTATCTAAAACGCATAATCATACTTAAATTTAACTTACGGAAGGCCTTATAAAAATTTGTTTTCATTTTATTAAATTTTAAACTTTTTCAATCATGAACCCCCTAAACATAAAAACACTTCTATTCAGATTAGTATTTTTCAAATTGAATATATCCCAACACCCATTCATTAGTACCGCTGGTGGTCTTGTATGCTCCAATATTATCATCATACCAAGTTGAAACATAATCCATATAACCTTTGATGGTGATCGAGCCTATACAACTGGAATTACCATATGTTCCAATTCCGTTAGCCTGACTAGCAGGTGGATTAAAATTATTTGTTGACCAACTCAATTTTGGAGTTCCGGAATAGGTAATAATTTCCTTAGGATCCACTGTGCTGGTAATTTGTAATGGAGTTATAGAAAACGAACTCGTGAAATTGACTAAAAATGAATCAATGCTTGCAAATTTCACATTTACAACTTTACTGTTTTCATTGCCAACAATCTGTTCTACTTTATTTCCGTTTTTTCCTTCAACAGTTCCTGACAGATTAAAATTTATATCATAGAACCAATCTCTGTTAGATTTTCTTTGAAGCCAATTGAAATTAAAACTCTGAGCAGAACTGACGACAATTTTTGCAATCGAAGTAGCGGATCCCAATAGCTTTCCTGTGGTGTTGTCATACAACTTTACATTTACAGGGTAGTTGCCAACTTTAGCAAATTTGTGCTTCACGGTGTTATTGTTCAGATTGATCACTTCCGCAGTGCCATCGCCAAAAGTCCATACATATTTTGCGTTATCTGGGGGCTTACTGGTTGATTCCGCTGACAACTCAATTTCTTTATCAGGCTCACTAATAAGTGGATTTGGACTGATGGTAAGCCCTACGAAATCGCGATTAATGACAATTAACTTAAAATCCAGATATTTACTTCCCGCATTTAGGGAATGATACCCATAGATTGAAATAGGTAAAACATTCCTTCCTAAACCAAGTGCAATTTTTAAATAACCATTTATGCTTTTGACCCTTTCCTTTCCATTATTTTTTAAAAAATATATATCAGTTAGGGTTCCCGGATTAAAACTAAAATTACAAGTAGGACATTGGCTGGCAATAATAACGGTATCTGAATCAGTGTTGATGCTGTCGGAGATTTCTACCCAATCTTTACCGTTGTAATAGACTAATTGTGCATAAGGGAAATTTTCATCCGGATTTCCTCCATTTCCTATATCTCCTTTGAGCATTTTATCATATTGTTCGGCAATTCCTTCTGCTGAAATTATTGCAGATTTTGCGACATATAAAATTTTGGGATAAAACCTAGATGCAGCATCTGCATTTGGTTTTGATTCATATGGCAGAAAGGCACCATTTGATAATGAAATGGAATGTGAATATTTGCCCGGAAAATTTGGATCCGCTACAGAAAGCACATTGAGACCTGTTCGGTAAATAATCATGGCATGCGCACCTGTATCTCTTGCTATGTAAACAAATTGAGGTTTTTTCGTTAGTCTTATTGAATAGGCGAAGCCCATAAAATGCAAACTATCCCTGGTAATTTTACCTTTACTTGTTGCTTGAAACACGTTAAACCAAGGACCCGCATTGCTCCAATTTTTGGTCATTTGAATTACGGACGCAAATCGATAACCGTTTCTGTTGTCCTCCCATATTGGATTTGGCAATGTGCTAAATCGATCATAGAGAGGGTCTTCCTCTAGACCAGATTTGCGTATACTGTAATACCACATTGCTGTTAATGACTGTCCTGCACAATGCCCCCCCGGAGCAATGTATGAACCATAATTCGTAAATTCCCAATCATCTACCCCTGGCCGAAAGCCAGATTCCTGTGTTTCATTAAACAACTTGTTCATCTCCATCGAAGAAATCAATAAATCCGCCCATACTTTTGCTCTCACTGTCAGGTTGCCCGCCCCTTCATTTAAATGCTTACCTGAAAAATGTCTGGTTGCCAATACGACACTACTGTCATTAATTGCAAGAACCGGAATACCCTCCAACTCTCCAGTTTCTTCATCGTAATAAAACCCCATGGCAAAGTGTCCCGGAGGTACCACGCAAGGGATTGTCACGGTTAATATTGAATCTGCATAGCCGCCACCATTGTTGATGCGGATCATTGGCGTAATTGGATTAAAATCCGGGCCAAATGTATGGCTGTTGATTTTAGCGGTAGATATTACAAAATCCTTACCTGACTTATAAGATCCCTGGGGTATCTCTA is part of the Candidatus Vicinibacter affinis genome and encodes:
- a CDS encoding PKD domain-containing protein, with translation MKNLFKMMVGKGRERFRVFYFYFLLFILAFSCSKDDSAPGGGKIETGSFTEVLNENVGVQGKVLTVQGGDVNGLTIEIPQGSYKSGKDFVISTAKINSHTFGPDFNPITPMIRINNGGGYADSILTVTIPCVVPPGHFAMGFYYDEETGELEGIPVLAINDSSVVLATRHFSGKHLNEGAGNLTVRAKVWADLLISSMEMNKLFNETQESGFRPGVDDWEFTNYGSYIAPGGHCAGQSLTAMWYYSIRKSGLEEDPLYDRFSTLPNPIWEDNRNGYRFASVIQMTKNWSNAGPWFNVFQATSKGKITRDSLHFMGFAYSIRLTKKPQFVYIARDTGAHAMIIYRTGLNVLSVADPNFPGKYSHSISLSNGAFLPYESKPNADAASRFYPKILYVAKSAIISAEGIAEQYDKMLKGDIGNGGNPDENFPYAQLVYYNGKDWVEISDSINTDSDTVIIASQCPTCNFSFNPGTLTDIYFLKNNGKERVKSINGYLKIALGLGRNVLPISIYGYHSLNAGSKYLDFKLIVINRDFVGLTISPNPLISEPDKEIELSAESTSKPPDNAKYVWTFGDGTAEVINLNNNTVKHKFAKVGNYPVNVKLYDNTTGKLLGSATSIAKIVVSSAQSFNFNWLQRKSNRDWFYDINFNLSGTVEGKNGNKVEQIVGNENSKVVNVKFASIDSFLVNFTSSFSITPLQITSTVDPKEIITYSGTPKLSWSTNNFNPPASQANGIGTYGNSSCIGSITIKGYMDYVSTWYDDNIGAYKTTSGTNEWVLGYIQFEKY